A single region of the Solwaraspora sp. WMMD791 genome encodes:
- a CDS encoding nucleotide disphospho-sugar-binding domain-containing protein, with amino-acid sequence MSGRHLPDRPLRVLMTSWAWSSHYLPLVPLGWALRAAGHDVRVASQPALAPVITDSGQVAVAVGPDLDHTEVHRRVMAGLTLTGVPAAPAAGESMRHWAPARQDRVRRVFGVFNAYAEAMLDDLLAYARWWRPDLVVFDPTTYAGPVVAAALGVPAVRHIHGVDVTYQAREVIGGYVAALADRLGLVDVDPLGAVTVDPCPPRMQIPDPLRRLPVRYLPYNGPAVLPDWLHAPARRPRICLTWGTSTTRLTGPDAVTLPTVLAAAAGLDVEVVVAVTRRDAEALGDVADNVRVAPDLPLHLVLPSCAALVHQGGNGTLLTGVWHGVPQLVLPRLPDQRFHTDRFVATGAGLALPADAVTVAAVRSALVELLDGTAYRTRAGQLRDDSWAMPTPATIVADLVALATATPVHS; translated from the coding sequence GTGAGCGGCCGCCACCTCCCGGACCGGCCGCTGCGGGTCCTGATGACCTCGTGGGCCTGGTCCTCGCACTACCTGCCGTTGGTGCCGCTGGGCTGGGCGCTGCGGGCCGCCGGGCACGACGTACGGGTGGCCAGCCAGCCGGCGCTCGCGCCGGTGATCACCGACTCGGGCCAGGTCGCGGTCGCCGTCGGCCCGGACCTGGACCACACCGAGGTGCACCGGCGGGTGATGGCCGGGCTGACCCTGACCGGGGTGCCGGCGGCACCGGCGGCCGGTGAGTCGATGCGCCACTGGGCGCCGGCCCGGCAGGACCGGGTCCGCCGGGTGTTCGGCGTGTTCAACGCGTACGCCGAGGCGATGCTCGACGACCTGCTCGCGTACGCCCGGTGGTGGCGGCCGGACCTGGTCGTCTTCGACCCCACCACGTACGCAGGTCCGGTGGTCGCGGCGGCGCTGGGGGTGCCGGCGGTCCGGCACATCCACGGGGTCGACGTCACCTACCAGGCGCGGGAGGTGATCGGCGGGTACGTCGCCGCACTGGCCGACCGGCTCGGTCTGGTCGACGTCGACCCGCTCGGTGCGGTGACCGTCGACCCCTGCCCGCCCCGGATGCAGATCCCGGATCCGCTGCGCCGGCTGCCGGTGCGCTACCTGCCGTACAACGGCCCGGCGGTGCTGCCGGACTGGCTGCACGCACCGGCCAGGCGGCCCCGGATCTGCCTGACCTGGGGAACCTCCACCACCCGGTTGACCGGCCCGGACGCGGTCACCCTGCCGACCGTGCTGGCGGCGGCCGCCGGGCTGGACGTCGAGGTCGTGGTGGCGGTGACCCGCCGCGACGCCGAGGCGCTCGGCGACGTCGCCGACAACGTACGGGTGGCACCCGACCTGCCGCTGCATCTGGTGCTGCCGAGCTGTGCGGCGCTGGTGCACCAGGGCGGCAACGGCACCCTGCTCACCGGGGTCTGGCACGGGGTGCCGCAGCTGGTCCTGCCCCGCCTGCCGGACCAGCGGTTCCACACCGACCGGTTCGTCGCCACCGGGGCCGGGCTGGCCCTGCCGGCGGACGCGGTCACCGTCGCGGCGGTCCGGTCCGCGCTGGTCGAGCTGCTCGACGGTACGGCGTACCGGACGCGGGCCGGGCAGCTGCGCGACGACTCGTGGGCCATGCCGACGCCGGCCACGATCGTCGCCGACCTCGTCGCGCTCGCCACCGCGACGCCTGTCCACAGTTGA
- a CDS encoding PEP/pyruvate-binding domain-containing protein, whose protein sequence is MTRYVVALEEIGPADAGRVGRKAATLGGLLADGFAVPAGFAVTADAAPTATGTGDSLPDGFVDELAGALRHLGDQPVAVRSSGLAEDGPDLSYAGQYTSVLGVRGLDAVLSAIRDCWASARSGRVRAYQDGRADTPRDAGQPADRIGVLVQTMVDATAAGVAFSRDPVADDDGTALVSAVRGLGDRLAAGQVDAEEWRVVGPAASLAARPGPGIGATDGGAGSTGTDATDGGIGETDGGAVVLRPEQAHAVAELARRAARRLGTAQDIEWAFADDTLWLLQSRPVSTGSAASVPLVPVPVEVPSGFSTRNRSMDRPWTPVERDAFLPVFRSGVGDLFRYTTGSTPQVHLIGGWTYLTGPAEDAVATARRWERVAADVAAGRPVALIRAWAQHWRDEFAARTATLRDVDPATLDDDALTAHLDAVHTLFTQLHERYFQLTGAAIAVAAELGAVCADLLGWSPLQTARLRAGLTGDHMAATTALAALARLADDSREVRRWLAGDSREVRRWLADAGATLAGAAADPGPPDARFAAALADYRHRYTHRTLGFDLTEPTIAEQPAVLLAMLRAQLERPYDLAARRAAGDRTVVDALAQARAGLAGRPAADRQRFEAAYAASVLSGPVRDEKAYHATSVWALLRYTVREFGRRLVRRGVLDRVDDVFFLSLREIRSAHGGGTADGAVDWSAVVRRRRGEHAWSLANPGPPAYGTPPAGTDDDEPPPLSPAAQRAARVAGYAMGLLVGHRPSAAQADRLSGLAASTGRYRGPVRVVRTLADFDKVRPGDVLVCPETTAQWSMLFCVIGALVTDRGSVLSHPAILAREYRIPAVVATGVATGRLRDDDVVLVDGSAGTVLLDGGTAAPEPGRRTADSDDTAPDPVGAAVRPGAPS, encoded by the coding sequence GTGACCAGGTACGTCGTTGCGTTGGAGGAGATCGGGCCGGCCGACGCCGGGCGGGTCGGCCGCAAGGCCGCCACGCTGGGCGGGCTGCTGGCCGACGGGTTCGCCGTCCCGGCCGGGTTCGCGGTGACCGCCGACGCCGCGCCGACGGCGACCGGCACCGGCGACAGCCTGCCGGACGGGTTCGTCGACGAGCTGGCCGGGGCGTTGCGGCACCTCGGTGACCAGCCGGTGGCGGTGCGCTCGTCCGGGCTGGCCGAGGACGGCCCGGACCTGTCCTACGCCGGCCAGTACACCTCGGTGCTGGGCGTGCGGGGCCTCGACGCGGTGCTGTCGGCGATCCGCGACTGCTGGGCGTCGGCCCGGTCGGGCAGGGTCCGCGCCTATCAGGACGGCCGGGCCGACACCCCCCGCGACGCCGGGCAGCCGGCCGACCGGATCGGGGTCCTGGTGCAGACGATGGTCGACGCGACGGCGGCCGGAGTGGCGTTCAGCCGCGACCCGGTCGCCGACGACGACGGCACCGCGCTGGTCAGCGCGGTACGCGGACTGGGCGACCGGCTGGCCGCCGGTCAGGTCGACGCCGAGGAGTGGCGGGTCGTCGGCCCGGCGGCCAGCCTCGCGGCCCGACCCGGTCCCGGCATCGGCGCGACCGACGGTGGAGCCGGCAGCACCGGAACCGACGCGACCGACGGTGGAATCGGCGAGACCGACGGTGGTGCCGTCGTGCTGCGGCCGGAGCAGGCCCACGCCGTGGCCGAGCTGGCCCGGCGGGCCGCGCGGCGGCTCGGCACCGCGCAGGACATCGAGTGGGCGTTCGCCGACGACACCCTGTGGCTGCTGCAGTCCCGGCCGGTCAGCACCGGGTCGGCGGCGTCAGTGCCCCTGGTGCCGGTCCCCGTCGAGGTGCCGTCCGGATTCTCGACCCGCAACCGCAGCATGGACCGGCCGTGGACCCCGGTCGAACGCGACGCGTTCCTGCCGGTCTTCCGCTCCGGGGTCGGTGACCTGTTCCGTTACACCACCGGCAGCACCCCGCAGGTGCATCTGATCGGTGGCTGGACCTATCTGACCGGCCCGGCCGAGGACGCCGTCGCCACTGCGCGGCGATGGGAGCGGGTCGCCGCCGACGTCGCCGCCGGCCGGCCAGTGGCGCTGATCCGGGCCTGGGCGCAGCACTGGCGCGACGAGTTCGCCGCGCGCACCGCCACGCTGCGCGACGTCGATCCGGCGACGCTCGACGACGACGCGCTGACCGCCCACCTCGACGCCGTCCACACGCTCTTCACCCAGCTGCACGAACGCTACTTCCAGCTCACCGGTGCGGCGATCGCCGTCGCCGCCGAACTCGGCGCGGTCTGCGCCGACCTGCTCGGCTGGTCGCCGTTGCAGACCGCGCGGCTGCGGGCCGGGCTCACCGGGGACCACATGGCGGCGACGACGGCGTTGGCCGCACTGGCCCGGCTGGCCGACGACAGCCGGGAGGTCCGGCGGTGGCTGGCCGGCGACAGCCGGGAGGTCCGGCGGTGGCTGGCCGACGCCGGGGCCACCCTGGCGGGTGCGGCCGCAGACCCGGGTCCGCCGGACGCGCGGTTCGCCGCCGCGCTGGCCGACTACCGGCACCGGTACACCCACCGGACCCTCGGCTTCGACCTGACCGAACCGACCATCGCCGAACAGCCGGCGGTGCTGCTGGCGATGCTGCGGGCCCAGCTGGAGCGCCCGTACGACCTGGCGGCCCGGCGGGCGGCCGGCGACCGTACGGTGGTCGACGCCCTCGCACAGGCCCGGGCCGGGCTCGCCGGGCGGCCGGCGGCGGACCGGCAACGGTTCGAGGCGGCGTACGCGGCCAGTGTGCTCAGCGGCCCGGTCCGCGACGAGAAGGCGTACCACGCCACCTCGGTCTGGGCGCTGCTGCGCTACACGGTGCGGGAGTTCGGCCGTCGGCTGGTCCGGCGGGGGGTGCTGGACCGGGTCGACGACGTGTTCTTCCTGAGCCTGCGCGAGATCCGGTCGGCGCACGGCGGCGGCACCGCCGACGGTGCGGTGGACTGGTCGGCGGTGGTGCGGCGACGACGCGGCGAGCACGCCTGGTCACTGGCCAATCCGGGGCCGCCGGCCTACGGCACACCTCCGGCCGGAACCGACGACGACGAGCCGCCACCGCTGTCGCCGGCGGCGCAGCGGGCCGCCCGGGTCGCCGGCTACGCGATGGGTCTGCTGGTCGGGCACCGCCCGTCGGCGGCGCAGGCGGACCGGTTGTCCGGCCTGGCGGCCTCGACCGGCCGCTACCGGGGACCGGTCCGGGTGGTCCGCACCCTGGCCGACTTCGACAAGGTACGTCCGGGTGACGTGCTGGTCTGCCCGGAGACCACCGCGCAGTGGTCGATGCTGTTCTGCGTGATCGGCGCCCTGGTCACCGACCGGGGCAGCGTCCTGTCGCATCCGGCGATCCTGGCCCGCGAGTACCGGATCCCGGCGGTGGTCGCCACCGGGGTGGCCACCGGTCGGCTGCGCGACGACGACGTGGTGCTGGTCGACGGATCCGCCGGCACCGTACTGCTCGACGGCGGCACCGCGGCACCGGAGCCCGGCCGGCGGACGGCCGACAGCGACGACACGGCACCGGACCCGGTCGGTGCCGCCGTGCGGCCGGGGGCACCGTCGTGA